The following are encoded in a window of Cucurbita pepo subsp. pepo cultivar mu-cu-16 chromosome LG12, ASM280686v2, whole genome shotgun sequence genomic DNA:
- the LOC111806743 gene encoding uncharacterized protein LOC111806743, protein MASIFAAPPSRLNLTSRPSLIHGAVLPSSTAGIQYHSNAFPIPSFSYRNTKGLELRQRSFSITASNSSDRNSIKEENGSSKASRDAQGPPFLTILAGIFVFSLLLWMLSSAATSLIGLVVKLISTK, encoded by the exons ATGGCTTCCATTTTCGCTGCGCCGCCGTCTCGACTGAATCTCACTTCTCGCCCAAGTTTGATTCACGGAGCTGTTCTTCCCTCCTCCACCGCCGGCATTCAATATCACTCCAATGCCTTTCCAATTCCCTCTTTCAG CTACAGGAACACCAAAGGATTGGAGTTGAGGCAAAGATCTTTTTCTATAACAGCCTCAAATTCCTCAGACAGAAACTCCATCAAGGAGGAAAATGGTTCGAGTAAAGCAAGTAGGGATGCCCAAGGTCCTCCATTTCTTACTATCTTGGCTGGAATTTTTGTCTTTTCCCTCCTACTCTGGATGCTCAGTTCTGCTGCCACTTCACTTATAGGTCTAGTTGTCAAGTTGATCTCAACGAAGTAG
- the LOC111807433 gene encoding citrate synthase, mitochondrial, which translates to MAFFRSLTALSKLRSRVGQQSNLSNSVRWLQMQSSSDLDLQSHLRELIPEQQDRLKKFKAEHGKVQLGNITVDMVLGGMRGMTGLLWETSLLDPDEGIRFRGLSIPECQKLLPAAKPDGEPLPEGLLWLLLTGKVPNKEQVDALSKELQSRAIVPDYVYKAIDALPVTSHPMTQFATGVMGLQVQSEFQKAYEKGIHKSKYWEPTYEDSLNLIARVPLVASYVYRRIYKDGHIIPKDDSLDYGGNFSHMLGFDSPQMQELMRLYVTIHSDHEGGNVSAHTGHLVASALSDPYLSFAAALNGLAGPLHGLANQEVLLWIKSVVDECGENITKEQLKDYVWKTLNSGKVVPGFGHGVLRKTDPRYTCQREFALKHLPDDPLFQLVSKLYEVVPPILTELGKVKNPWPNVDAHSGVLLNYFGLTEARYFTVLFGVSRSLGICSQLIWDRALGLPLERPKSVTLKWLEDYCKKAA; encoded by the exons ATGGCGTTCTTCAGGAGTTTGACGGCTCTTTCCAAGCTACGGTCGCGTGTT GGACAGCAGTCTAATCTGAGCAACTCCGTTAGATGGCTTCAAATGCAGAGCTCATCCGATCTT GACCTACAATCTCATTTGAGGGAATTGATTCCAGAGCAGCAG gaTCGCCTGAAGAAATTCAAAGCAGAACATGGAAAGGTTCAACTGGGCAACATCACTGTTGATATG GTACTTGGTGGAATGAGAGGAATGACGGGGCTACTGTGGGAAACATCTTTACTTGATCCCGATGAG gGTATTCGCTTTAGGGGTTTGTCAATTCCTGAATGTCAAAAATTGCTACCAGCTGCGAAGCCTGATGGAGAACCATTACCTGAGGGCCTTCTGTGGCTTCTTCTCACAGGAAAG GTGCCAAACAAAGAGCAAGTAGATGCATTATCCAAGGAGTTACAAAGTCGAGCCATTGTTCCAG ATTATGTATACAAAGCCATTGATGCTCTTCCTGTTACATCTCATCCGATGACTCAGTTTGCAACAGGTGTCATGGGTCTTCAG GTTCAGAGTGAATTCCAGAAGGCCTATGAGAAAGGAATTCATAAATCAAA GTACTGGGAACCAACATATGAAGATTCTCTGAATTTGATTGCTCGAGTACCTTTGGTAGCTTCTTATGTCTACCGCAG GATATACAAGGATGGCCACATAATTCCAAAAGATGACTCTCTGGATTATGGTGGGAATTTTTCACATATGTTAGGATTTGACAGTCCCCAAATGCAAGAACTCATGAGGCTCTATGTTACTATTCATAG TGATCATGAAGGTGGGAATGTTAGTGCTCACACTGGCCACCTT GTTGCTAGTGCACTTTCAGATCCTTATCTTTCATTTGCTGCTGCTCTAAATGGTCTGGCTGGGCCATTACATGGTTTGGCAAATCAG GAAGTTTTGCTTTGGATCAAATCTGTTGTGGATGAATGTGGAGAGAACATAACTAAGGAGCAGTTGAAAGACTATGTTTGGAAAACACTAAACAGTGGCAAG GTTGTTCCAGGATTTGGTCATGGAGTTCTGCGTAAAACAGATCCAAGATATACTTGTCAGAGAGAGTTCGCCTTGAAGCATTTGCCTGACGATCCTCTTTTTCAGCTG GTATCCAAGCTCTACGAAGTTGTGCCACCCATCCTGACAGAACTTGGCAAG GTTAAAAACCCATGGCCAAACGTTGATGCTCATAGTGGAGTGCTGTTGAACTACTTTGGTTTGACTGAAGCAAG GTACTTCACTGTTCTCTTTGGCGTTTCAAGGAGTCTTGGAATTTGCTCTCAG TTAATATGGGACCGAGCTCTGGGATTGCCACTCGAGAGGCCGAAGAGCGTGACGTTGAAATGGCTCGAGGACTACTGCAAAAAAGCAGCTTGA
- the LOC111807384 gene encoding uncharacterized protein LOC111807384 yields MMMEIRHLEGMAETAAVFLLVQILVYLILSKSSHVFSKNTKRSLSFRQVRSLTIRRIMAALSDFPSGTGDPDESRGECGTMFDEGSS; encoded by the coding sequence ATGATGATGGAGATTAGGCATTTGGAAGGAATGGCTGAGACTGCAGCCGTGTTCCTCCTTGTGCAGATTCTGGTTTATCTAATTCTCTCTAAATCTTCCCATGTCTTCTCTAAGAACACGAAGAGGTCTCTTAGTTTCAGACAGGTCCGATCTCTGACTATTCGTCGGATTATGGCAGCTCTCTCCGATTTCCCCTCCGGCACCGGCGACCCAGACGAAAGTCGTGGGGAATGTGGAACCATGTTTGATGAAGGCAGTTCTTAA
- the LOC111807744 gene encoding uncharacterized protein LOC111807744, whose protein sequence is MSHKRHYDISMSKRTRKPAKIQDEIQTGTSNNDDQYERFGTKGFENNDHKSLKQLINGEGKAEIGSDERNGERNSLGKHFSEEEINALQIVKKQHEDGLQGVKLKKMVGKFLRNLIKGGGDRHQLMKMAIRKKSFP, encoded by the coding sequence ATGTCTCATAAACGCCATTATGATATCTCCATGTCAAAGAGAACAAGAAAGCCAGCCAAAATCCAAGATGAGATTCAAACGGGAACATCGAACAATGACGATCAATACGAGAGGTTTGGCACAAAAGGGTTCGAGAACAACGACCATAAAAGCTTAAAACAGCTCATCAATGGGGAAGGGAAAGCGGAAATAGGGTCGGACGAGAGGAACGGAGAAAGGAACTCGCTCGGGAAACACTTTAGTGAGGAAGAGATCAACGCTCTTCAAATTGTGAAGAAACAACATGAAGATGGACTACAAGGAGTGAAGCTGAAAAAAATGGTCGGAAaatttttgagaaatttgatcAAAGGTGGTGGTGATCGACACCAGCTGATGAAGATGGCaattagaaaaaaatcttTCCCCTAA
- the LOC111807383 gene encoding GTP 3',8-cyclase, mitochondrial, with amino-acid sequence MMALATKMRRNACIVTNCLVASGKLNFLSVGSENASYSMIRKVNGFTTFGEQLDASRMYATSCAKLSDEIQKETSNSNMLVDSFGRMHTYLRISLTERCNLRCQYCMPAEGVDLTSSSKLLTRNEIIRLANLFVSSGVNKIRLTGGEPTIRKDIEDICLELSNLKGLKTLAMTTNGIVLARKLPKLKECGLTAINISLDTLVPAKFEFMTRRKGHEKVMESINAAIDLGYNPVKVNCVIMRGFNDDEICNFVELTRNKPINIRFIEFMPFDGNVWNVKKLVPYSEILQTVDKHFTGLTRLGDHPTETAKNFRIDGHLGTVSFITSMTEHFCAGCNRLRLLADGNFKVCLFGPSEVSLRDPLRHGADDNGLREIIGAAVRRKKSSHAGMFDIAKTANRPMIHIGG; translated from the exons ATGATGGCTTTGGCGACGAAGATGAGAAGAAATGCATGCATCGTCACCAATTGTCTTGTGGCGTctggaaaattaaatttcctATCG GTGGGCTCTGAAAACGCATCTTACTCCATGATCAGAAAAGTTAATGGTTTTACAACATTCGGGGAACAACTGGATGCTTCGAGGATGTATGCTACGTCTTGTGCTAAGTTGTCGGATGAAATCCAGAAAGAAACCTCCAACTCTAATATGTTGGTTGATTCATTTGGGAGGATGCACACTTACTTGAGGATATCATTGACAGAACGCTGCAACTTGAGATGTCAGTACTGTATGCCTGCGGAAGGTGTAGACCTGACTTCCAGCTCCAAACTTCTTACTCGAAACGAAATTATTCGATTGGCTAATCTTTTTGTAAGCTCTGGTGTCAATAAAATTCGCTTGACTGGTGGGGAGCCTACCATTAGGAAAGATATTGAGGATATATGTTTAGAGCTGTCTAATTTAAAAGGTTTGAAGACACTGGCTATGACCACGAATGGAATTGTGCTTGCCAGAAAACTCCCGAAGCTGAAAGAATGTGGGCTTACTGCTATTAATATTAGTTTGGATACTTTGGTTCCAGCAAAGTTTGAATTCATGACCCGACGCAAGGGGCATGAAAAGGTCATGGAATCTATCAATGCTGCGATAGACCTTGGTTACAATCCTGTTAAA GTGAATTGTGTTATAATGCGTGGTTTCAATGATGATGAGATTTGCAATTTTGTTGAGCTGACTCGTAATAAACCAATTAATATTCGGTTCATTGAGTTTATGCCCTTTGATGGAAATGTTTGGAATGTAAAGAAATTGGTACCCTACTCAGAAATTTTGCAAACAGTG GATAAACACTTTACAGGCCTGACACGACTTGGGGATCATCCCACAGAGACAGCGAAGAACTTCAGAATAGATGGGCACCTGGGTACAGTTTCTTTTATCACGTCGATGACTGAGCATTTTTGTGCTGGTTGCAATAGATTGCGACTTTTAGCAGATGGAAACTTTAAAGTCTGCTTATTTGGTCCGTCAGAG GTTAGCTTGAGAGACCCACTTCGTCATGGTGCTGATGATAATGGGCTTAGGGAAATAATTGGTGCAGCG gtaagaagaaagaaatcttCACATGCTGGAATGTTTGACATTGCAAAGACTGCAAATAGACCTATGATACACATTGGTGGATAA
- the LOC111807266 gene encoding uncharacterized protein LOC111807266: protein MAVNGDSSASNSDSQPTFPLHLCFFFLILFMFLAFSWHSTYESAVEGVFDQLKLLLIVSPLLLLLLVHWLSNGENGRLPPLVPLPEKDSLHRAGGTPWGVGFMLVILLFMISYQSYFQERWFPLLSR from the coding sequence ATGGCTGTCAATGGAGACTCATCCGCCTCAAATTCCGACTCTCAACCCACTTTTCCCCTTCATCtttgcttcttctttctcatCCTCTTCATGTTCTTGGCCTTCTCTTGGCACTCGACTTACGAGTCAGCTGTCGAAGGCGTTTTCGATCAGCTCAAGCTTCTTCTCATCGTCTCACcacttctcctcctcctccttgtCCACTGGCTCTCCAATGGTGAAAACGGCCGCCTACCGCCTCTCGTCCCCCTACCAGAAAAGGACTCGCTCCACCGCGCTGGAGGGACGCCGTGGGGAGTCGGGTTTATGTTGgttattcttcttttcatgaTCTCTTACCAATCTTACTTCCAAGAACGGTGGTTTCCTCTGTTGAGCCGGTGA
- the LOC111806741 gene encoding uncharacterized protein LOC111806741 — protein MDQEGKADEQLFNLLASLLHQVESLTNQEEVELRTKIEALGLEVTKVPSKSLKQLDELEIAKELDKLSEKLDDVDEMISSAMAADPQVQSLLSDTADIWMPVITASADERRKFTASVGENSETEENCGS, from the exons ATGGATCAGGAAGGGAAGGCAGACGAGCAACTGTTCAACCTTCTTGCCAGTCTTCTCCACCAG GTGGAATCACTCACTAACCAGGAAGAAGTTGAATTGCGTACAAAGATCGAAGCCCTTGGTCTTGAAGTTACGAAAGTACCCTCGAAGTCCTTAAAGCAGCTTGATGAA TTGGAAATTGCCAAGGAGTTGGATAAGCTATCTGAAAAGCTAGATGATGTGGATGAAATGATATCTTCAGCAATGGCTGCAGACCCACAGGTGCAGTCTCTGTTGAGCGATACTGCTGATATTTGGATGCCTGTGATAACTGCTTCCGCTGATGAACGACGAAAATTCACAGCTTCTGTTGGAGAAAATTCAGAAACAGAAGAGAATTGTGGcagttag
- the LOC111807535 gene encoding E3 ubiquitin-protein ligase RING1-like, producing MSSASAATAAAAERHTYWCHECDMSVTLVSPSSSSSSSSSSSSSSSSSLLCPHCLTDFLEHMDFTIPTSSSSISDHPISSSSPPDSDPSSFVIVDPLPTTSDDNYLLSSPQFLRLFQQLADSSDSDFAPSVPFNPFTPIKASVMAIPTIKVSSAMLEEDPILICAICKDKFLLEVEAKQLPCSHLYHPDCILPWLSNHDSCPLCRYKLPSDEPSDHVRCRGATMALLRARDLMPQEDSYGLRTTLEHMARRHSSIFSEGVQVDSSQSPTQLGVAVMGNGEQTDSVETVSSVATDDGIVIVNSSGDENGFVVMDGPINEDAGTLA from the coding sequence ATGTCCTCCGCCTCCGctgccaccgccgccgccgccgaacGGCACACCTACTGGTGCCACGAGTGCGATATGAGCGTCACTTTGGTATCtccttcttcgtcttcttcgtcttcttcgtcttcttcttcttcttcttcttcctctctccttTGCCCTCACTGCCTCACTGACTTCCTTGAACACATGGATTTCACCATAcccacttcttcttcttcaatttccgACCACCccatttcctcttcttcccctCCAGATTCCGATCCGTCATCCTTCGTCATCGTCGACCCTCTTCCGACCACCTCCGATGACAATTACCTCCTCAGCAGCCCCCAATTCCTCCGCCTTTTCCAGCAGCTCGCTGATTCATCCGACTCCGATTTCGCACCATCTGTACCCTTCAACCCATTTACTCCGATCAAAGCCTCTGTCATGGCGATTCCCACGATTAAAGTCTCCTCCGCCATGCTCGAGGAAGACCCAATTCTAATTTGTGCTATTTGCAAGGATAAGTTCCTTCTTGAGGTGGAAGCCAAACAGCTCCCCTGTTCTCATCTCTATCATCCTGATTGCATTCTTCCATGGCTTTCTAATCATGATTCGTGCCCTCTTTGCCGCTATAAGCTTCCTTCTGATGAACCTTCGGATCATGTGAGATGTAGAGGAGCAACTATGGCCTTATTGAGGGCTAGGGACCTGATGCCTCAAGAAGATAGTTATGGGTTGAGGACTACTCTTGAACATATGGCTAGAAGGCATAGTTCTATTTTTAGTGAAGGAGTTCAAGTGGATTCGTCTCAATCTCCCACTCAGTTGGGGGTTGCTGTGATGGGAAATGGGGAACAGACTGACAGTGTTGAGACTGTTTCTAGTGTGGCTACTGATGATGGGATTGTAATTGTCAATAGCAGTGGTGATGAAAATGGGTTTGTGGTAATGGATGGACCAATAAATGAGGATGCTGGCACCTTAGCTTAG